GACCGTGACGCACGCCGGCGGCAGCAACCCGATGGCGACGCAAACCTCTCCCGCCACGCCTCAGCGTGAGACCCCGCCTTACAGCAGCGGGCAGACAGCCTACGCCGGTGGGCAGCCGCCCACGTCTACCCACAGTCGGCCCGAGAAGACCGCGCCACCGATGGGGGGGCCAGACGCGAAACCGCCCTACACAGGCTCCGGCGGAGGCCCCTACCCCTCGCAGGGAGGCCTGGGGGAGGCCGATGACTACAAGCTCCGCAAGATACTGGGCATGTTCGATCAGGCCCGCGCGGGAAATCACGATGCCATCTCACGCGAGTTCAAGGGGCACCTGAGAAATCGCGCCAACGAAGCCCAGGTCGACGCCCTTCTGCACGAGGTCGAGACGATGTCTGCGCCAGACTACCAGAACCTGCGCCTGGCGCTTGCCAGGCAGATGATCTCCGTCTGCATGTCGCCCTGATCCGCGCGGCCAAAGCCCCTCAGAGGGCGCCGGATCTCCGCCTCGGCAGAGAGGAAAGCGCGGCCGGCACACGAACCCTCCGTTCCCATGCCCACTCCACCCCGCACCCCAGAGAAGCCCAACGACCAGCTCGAGCTGTTCGGCGGCGCCGCGAGAAGCACCGCCACCGCCCCAGATACCGACACCGACGCCTCCTCCGGCAGCGACGAACCCACGGGCGGCGACTTCGAGTTCTACGGCGACTTCGACCCCCTCGAGGCCGCATACCAGTACGACCCCGTCGATGACGGCGGCGACGCGCCCGCGCCAGGCACGGTCGCCCCACGGGCGGCAGGCACGCCGAGCAGCGACGATGTGAACGCGGCCGAATCGCCCGCCGCAGACGGCGCAGGCCCCCCCCCGGCCGACCTCGACAGTGGCGGCGGCATCGGCGGAGGCGGCAGCGAGGGCCCGCCGCCTTCGCTGCCCGAGCTCATCGGCGACGGCGACGCCCTTCCCCTGGGGCTGTACGCCGAGCGCTCGTATCTCGAGTACGCAGTGTCGGTGGTGAAGGGGCGCGCCCTCCCTGACGTGTCTGACGGGCAGAAGCCGGTGCAGCGGCGCATCCTGTACGCGATGGACGAGCTGGGGCTCACCGCCACCGCCAAGCCCGTGAAATCGGCGCGCGTGGTGGGTGACGTCATCGGCAAGTACCACCCCCACGGCGACCAGGCGGCCTACGACGCCATGGTGCGCCTGGCGCAAGACTTCTCGGTGCGCTACCCGCTCATCGACGGCCAGGGCAACTTCGGGTCGCGCGACGGCGACTCGGCCGCCGCAATGCGATACACCGAAGCCCGGCTCACGCGCTACGCCGAGCTGCTGCTCTCCGAGATCGACCGCGGCACCGTCGACTTCGTTCCCACCTACGACGGTTCCGGCAAGGAGCCCGCGCTCCTCCCCGCCCGCCTGCCCATGGTGCTCATGAACGGCGCCAGCGGCATCGCCGTAGGCATGGCCACGGAGATCCCGTCGCACAACCTCACCGAGGTGGCCAGCGCGGCGGTGGCGCTCATCGAGAACCCCGAGCTCTCGGTGTACGATCTCATGAAGCACGTGCCGGGCCCAGACTTCCCCGGCGGCGCCCAGATCATCTCATCGAAGACCGACATCCTCGAGGCCTACAAGAGCGGTCGCGGCACGCTCAAGGTGCGGGCTCGCTACAAGTTCGAGGAGATGGCTCGCGGCCAGTGGCAGGTGGTCATCACCGAGCTGCCGCCGGGCTGCTCGAGCCAGAAGGTTCTCGAAGAGATCGAAGAGCTCACCAACCCCAAGGTGAAGACCGGCAAGAAGAGCCTCACGCAAGACCAGCAGCAAGACAAGCAGCTCATCCTCTCGATGCTCGACACCTGCCGCGACGAGTCGGGCAAGGAGAACGCGGTGCGGCTCGTGCTCGAGCCGAAGAAGTCGACCATCGATCGCAACGAGTTCGTCAACACCCTTCTCGCCTACACGAGCCTCGAGAGCTCGGCATCGATCAACATGGTGATGATCGGCCGCGACGGGCGCCCGCGCCAGAAGTCGCTGCGCCAGGTTCTGGCCGAGTGGATCGACTTCCGCTTCGTCACGGTGCGCCGTCGCACCGAGCACCGCCTGCAGCAGGTGGTCGATCGCATCCACATCCTCGAGGGCCGTCACATCGTCTTCCTCAACGTCGACGAGGTGATTCGCATCATTCGCAATGCCGACGATCCGAAGCTCGAGCTCATCGCCGCGTTCAACCTCTCTGAGCGACAGGCAGACGACATCCTCGAGATCAGGCTGCGCCAGCTCGCCCGCCTCGAAGGCATCAAGATCGAGCAGGAGCTCGCCGAGCTGCGCAAGGAGCAGGCCGACCTCGAGAACCTGCTCACCAGCGACAAGGCGATGCGCCGCCAGATCATCAAGGAGATCAACGCCGACGCCAAGACCTTCGGCGACGCCCGGCGCACCCTCATCG
The window above is part of the Pseudomonadota bacterium genome. Proteins encoded here:
- the parC gene encoding DNA topoisomerase IV subunit A, with the translated sequence MGGGGSEGPPPSLPELIGDGDALPLGLYAERSYLEYAVSVVKGRALPDVSDGQKPVQRRILYAMDELGLTATAKPVKSARVVGDVIGKYHPHGDQAAYDAMVRLAQDFSVRYPLIDGQGNFGSRDGDSAAAMRYTEARLTRYAELLLSEIDRGTVDFVPTYDGSGKEPALLPARLPMVLMNGASGIAVGMATEIPSHNLTEVASAAVALIENPELSVYDLMKHVPGPDFPGGAQIISSKTDILEAYKSGRGTLKVRARYKFEEMARGQWQVVITELPPGCSSQKVLEEIEELTNPKVKTGKKSLTQDQQQDKQLILSMLDTCRDESGKENAVRLVLEPKKSTIDRNEFVNTLLAYTSLESSASINMVMIGRDGRPRQKSLRQVLAEWIDFRFVTVRRRTEHRLQQVVDRIHILEGRHIVFLNVDEVIRIIRNADDPKLELIAAFNLSERQADDILEIRLRQLARLEGIKIEQELAELRKEQADLENLLTSDKAMRRQIIKEINADAKTFGDARRTLIEETERAVLTQTVVNEPLTVILSEKGWIRTRSGHSLELTNLSYKEGDRLLGKAECRSVDDVILLGSDGRSYSVQASQLPGGRGDGVPVTTLIDLQPKSRIVAMLAGAADHRYLLATSGGYGFMCKLGDMKASKKAGKAFITVEAAETVLEPVLYYESDDNLLAALSGNGRMLVFPLVEMKNLSGGGRGVIIMGLDDREALVDVLVIRSGVVVESMKRNKDKVQENISGATLQAFIGKRARKGRLASAKYKAQRLVPLTEGGGAAQASLDSIGPPPVEEGTLPLGD